The sequence CAGACGTGTGCTGCTTTGATATTTTTGGTTTGAAATTGATCATTGTTTTGGTTTATGATGGTTAGCTTTTATTCAATGTACAATTGGACATAAGTTTGGATTCGGTTGAAAGTACTGGCATGTTCTGCTGTGTTTTTTGGCTCTGGCATGTTCTGCTGTGTTTTTTGACTGTGGAGCTATATCTCTCTGATGATTCTTATGAACCTAACTATGTAATTTTGGCTGCATAATAATGATACAGGCAATGTCTTCTCTTTTGGTTTAGGAAGATCATAGGGCTCAAGACCTTGCCTTCTTCGTGTCTGAGAAGGACTTGAATAATGCGGCAAGAATATTATAGTAATCTTCTACCCTTGTCAAATTACTAAAGGGTCTGCAATAATCAAGAAAAGGTGGTTCTGTACCTGTTGAATGTAGTCAGAGTGAGTTCTTGTACTTGAAACCAATAATTCATATTGTTACCTTTCAAGTCAGTTGCTATGGAAGCTTATTAGTAATGCTTTGCTCAATTTGGTATGCCTCAGTTCTATGCTCCGCCTTTTCCAGACTAGTTGCTCAATCTTGAGGAACAAGCAGAATTACCATCTCTCAGCTGCTTTAATTAGCGATCACCTTTTTTTCTCCATCTGCATCTCACCATATTTTTGTACAATAGATGGTTTCCAAACTCATTCACGTGGCTGCATATGAAGCTGAAAATCATTTTGAGCTCTCTTTGAGACAAGCTTTCGAGCTTCTTGAACCAAAATTAAGACCTCCATTTTGTTTGAAGATCCCAAATCCACAAGAATACAAGGAGCTGAATTGGGCTATTCTTTATGGGATTTTATGTGAACCACATTTGGCTAAACCTCATATTAAGCATTTGCATGCAATTGTCACAGATGGTTATGGTCTGATTTGTTATCTGCTTCGAAAGGTTGTTAATGAACTGTATCTTAAACTCGTTGATTCCgcaaaatgtcaaatatttatGGTGACTAAGGAAATGATAAATGTATGTGCTGTAGGGGTTGATGCTGTTTTGATATCCCTGTTGAGGCAAATTGTTGGTGGGGATTTTGGTGAAGGGAATTTATGGTTGTGTTTTGAATTGGTGAGTCTACTTTTGAACAGTTGGAGTTATTTGTTGGAAGAATTACCAGAGGTTATACCAAGTGCATTATATACGTTTTTACGGTTATTGGCAGATCACTGCAGATTATCTGATGCAAAATTGGAGCCTTTGAAGCAATTGGAGATTGCGTTTTGCATTAAAGTAATAAGGGAGCAATTTCACTTTTGTTTGAAGATTGGGAGAGATTTTATTAGACTCTTACAAGACCTAGTTTATGTATCTGAATTTAGAGCTGTATGGAAAGACTTATTATTAAACCCAAGCAACTTTAGGAGTCCTGGGTTTTTtgatatttcaaacttttacTACACAAGAACTTCAAGTCGATATTTCTTACTTCGTATTTCTCCAGAAATGGAGGCCCAACTGCGATTTTTAATGACCAATGTGAAACTGGGCTCTCAAAACCGCTACCAGATGTGGTTTGCCAAGAAGTTTCTACATGGGTCTGAGAGTGAAATGATCATTTCTGACATTGTTCGATTTATATGTTGTGCACACCATCCTCCAAATGAAGTCATTCAGTCTGATATTATTCCAAGATGGGCTGTTATAGGATGGCTTTTGACATGTTGCAGGAAGAATTATATTAAAGCCAATGTAAAACTTGCTCTATTTTATGATTGGCTTTTCTTTGATGATCAAACTGACAAAATTATGAACATTGAGCCTGCAATGTTGTTAATGGTATTTTCCATACCTAGATATAATGATATGGTTCACACTCTTCTTGAATTTTTATTCCTTCTTGTGGACAACTATGATGTGGAAAGGAAGGATAAAATAGCATTGGGCGTCTCTTCAGCTTTTAGTGCACTTATCAAAAAAGGAGTAATTTCCTCATTGGACACTTTGATTTCTTTTGACGGCCTTTCTCCATTACTACGAGACAGGCTTAGGGTACTTTCATCAGGTAAGAAGTTTCAGGTTCCAAATGAATTGCAATTATTTATACCCAATCACTCTGTGAATCCTCTGCCTTCTTCGAGTAAATCCTGTGCAGGCTTTATATATTCAGAAAGCCATCCTAGCTGCATTGTAGGCAATGTAAATGCTACACCTGTTGGTTCTTCTGTTCCTATTGTGGTAGATGTATCTGCCCCTCATCATTCAGTTGTGACGGATGTTCAGCAATGTGACAATATAGAAATTTTGGTGAAAAATCTTGGTGCAGTTACTAGAAAATCCTATAAAATGGGCCTCAAAACTCTGGAAGAACTTCTAGTTTTATTTCTCTCGCTTAATGACAATGGACAAGCTGGCAGAACAATAAACACTGAAATTCTGTCTTCCAGAATAGTAAATACCTACGACTTGTGTGGGTATAAACTATTTTGTGCTCTTGAATTACCTCCAAATGGTTCCAGTTATAATGATGAAATAGAATCTGCCACTGCCTTAATAATCCGTACGTTCATCTTTTATCATGAGAAAAATATACAAGAATTGCTTCTGTTTTGTTCTAGGAATGGTTTGCCTGTGGGAGCGCGATTGTTATCTTATGTATCTCGTCTGGCTTATGAAGCGAACAAAGCAGGTTTAACAGGTAACGTTGAGTTTGAGAACATCGATAGTGCGGAAATTGATTCGAAGCCGCAGTTATTGTTGTTCCATCTGAATGGGTACTATTGTTTCAGGAATGGTATGGGAGGAAACCCCCAAGATACAGTTGTCTCTTTTTCTGAAATAGACAAGGAGGTGATTGCTAAGTTGGTAACAAATGCCTTTTCTGCTTATAAATGTTTCCTTGtttattcaaaagatattttgcaCAAAGATGCAGATGTATCTTTAACCAAGCTCTTTTATCTTGATTTGATGTCCTGTGTGGAATGGAATGCGAGGAGAGTGAAATTTTTATTCCATTGTATTTTTTATCTTCTCTCAGATCTATGCATATGCAAGGAGGAGATTGTTAAATTACTTGTTACTCTGTTGGATGACACTGATCTTGTTAATATGCAGTTCGAGATTATTGCAAAGAAATTTTGTGTGTTTGGTAAGGACACTaaatctatttttcttttagttaagAGCTCTTTGAATTGGGGTTGTCTTGAACAACGTAAACTCTGGGGCTTGATAAGGTCAGAGCTTATAGTTTCGAAGGTTCAAGTCGAGAGCTTAGTTTTGAAACTTTTCTGCTTGGGTGTATTAGATGCAAGCAAGCATGCCATTGCCATTGAAGGTCTTCTAAACTTGTGCTGTTATAATGCACCATCACCTGAGCTTGTTGAGGCAATCATGTTATTACCCAATGATGCATTTCATGGTTTCTCTGCCGCGGTCTTGGCTTCCTGGGTTGTATCGAACGAGTCAATGCTATTTGATAGCCTGGTTGATTTTGCAGAGAAACTTGGGAAGATGAGTGAGAGTGAGGTTGTGGTAAATCATTCTGCAATCTTATGGCTGGTGAATCATTTTAGGGCACAAGGACTGAGTGACTCAACAATTTACAGCAACCTGTATGGAAATATTGTGGGTGGAAAAGGAAAGTAGTGATGGAAGTGTGGGGTTTTGTATCAAATGTAAGTATGAGACTGACTTTCCTAACTGTTTTTGGTTGCTGATTTTCCTTGAAAATTTCTTTAGGTTTAGattcatgttttcatgtttaAAATCTATGATATTTGctaatagttttggaattcaaTGGTGGAGATaaaaaatttcattcatattccAAGTGTTATGAGTTATTGAGgggattatttatttatttatttattttttaaattttgggatgTGTCTTGTGTGTTTGTTTTTaagtaaaaattttaatttctttactaGCCCTGAAGATTTGAATGATTAAGCTTTCGAGTTTTGGGGAAACGAatccaaaagtgtttttaagTGTAGAAAAAAAGTGttattaaacacttaaaaagtcAATCTAAACATACCCATAATTTCACACCTACACAACTCTAAATCAGTTTCAATCCTACTACTATGATGTAGGAGAAATGTTAGATagttattaatataattagtttatattatttttttttgttaattataggttaattagcattttagatttatttagttatttttcatatattttcttGCAAGGCAATAAATAGCTTATGAAATTAGAATAATTTTTGTTCTTAGAGTCTCAGGTCTTGATCTGTTGCAGGTTGTATTGTGAAAGAAAGCTATGGTTCTTCTAGACAACAATATACATCTATGATTGAAGTATTTGGGAGTAAGGGTGAGAAAAACCCCTTCCTCCACTTCACCCCCTTTTAATCATGGATCTTCGATTTCCCATCCCTACCGTTGTACTCAAAATCAAGGGTTGAAAACTTTACCAGATGAAGAATGTGATGACAGACTTAAAAAGATGAAGGAGAAAGGCAGAAAGTTTTAATGGAAAAACATGCTAGGGGATCACTTGCAAGATCAAATAGGGAAGCAACCCACAAGGAAAGAAGGATTTAGAGACGATCCTTCTCACTCAAATCCATCTTCAGCAGGAAACAATGTTAGCTGTATTCTACGGCGAAGTTATCGGTTGACTCGAGAAAAGTGGTTCATCGACATCAGGAAGGACGTTTGTCCGAGTAATTCAGGTAAAGCATTTCAATACCAATAGTCAGAAAAACTATCTAAGCAAACAAATCAGATTTGTTCATTGATCATAGTAGACTGCCACTTATACATCCCAGCATTTACAGAGCTGATGATGCTGCTTCTGTTAACGAGGTTCTTGATGGTACAAACTGCACATCGCCTGCACATTTTTGGTAAATAACATTGTTTCGGAGTGCTTGTATCGGTTTCGGTTTTCCTCGTGACTGAATTGTCAATTGTCAATTCAGCATTGTCAATTCAAGGCAATCGAGGTCGAAGTGACTGAAGAAGACATGGAGAAGTTTCATAATCTGTTTAGGTTGGTGGTTTCTTACTGGATTCACTTTGGATATGAAAATGTAGAAGCATAGTACTTAGTTGTGGATATTATCATATGAGTTTTAGGTGCATCCCGAACATCACCCATCTTTATGCATCCCATTCtcatcacattcatagaaaaataattaaaatatttcaaaaaaggaGAAGAATTTGTCACATGACAAATTGTGATTGGACAATTTAGTGGGATCACAAAGATAGGTATTGTTTGGAATGCACTAAAGTATTTTTCTTATCATATAGCTTGAAATGTGaagaaaaatttatatatagatgaaatttatacaaatttgCAGCTCCATACCTTCAGCTGGTTAGAACTTGTACTATTCTGAATTTATCAATCAAAGCCTTCTTTTTGCTTACATTTTCTCTTCCATCCAACCATTCATGTTCTCTTTTGTGTCATCTAAATTGATCCATCTTGCTTGTGCATATGATTCTTCCATGTCAGATATTTTATCTTGAAAAACGTGCTTCATGGTTTTGATGAATAACAATTAGGacgactttatttatttaaagcaTGTATACAGCCTATACTTCTTTAAGGAAAAACATCTAGTAGTAAAAATTCATTGTCTATATTTGTAACTTGTACACATTTGAAGTGAATGAGTGTGTTACTCCAGCCTTTTAAAAGTGTTTATtggtatataaaaaaaatattactgttttttaaattttgtagggTTTGGCTAAAATTTGTGGGGTAAAAAGTTTCTTTGGTTAGTGTTGTGTTGGTTTACTTTTAAAGATCACTATGAGGGTTAAAAAATAGAATTATCTAGAATTTTACCTAAGGTGAACAATcttttggtaattattttgttttttattttagaaaattaagcatattttctcattttcttacgattgtttgcatttttttaagtataggacttgaatttttagtcaaatttcaaaaacaaaacaagttttcaaaaactattttattaagtttttgaaatctaactttgttttttaaaatattgataaaaagtagataacaaagtaagaaatttagaggtgaaacgGGGAtttttaggtttaattttcaaaactaaaaattaaaaatcagaTGATTACCAAACAGTTTGAACGTTTGCCATGTTGGTTGGAGTAAAGAGTACAGCGTTGCTCAATTGAAAAGTGTGTCGTGAACCAACACATCCAAAGAAAgaaagggaaggaggaagggTAATAACTTTGATATAATGTGGTATAATTTTATCCAAACTTATATCTATGTGGTCCTCTCCAAAGAAACAACAAAAAGTGGAGGTGAGAGATTCAAATATCTCATCTCATGATTGAGAATGCGTAATTTATAATAGTCGAGTTATATACACTTTGgccaaaaatgaaatttattacTATAAAATATACTAAACAATCACTATGATATCAAGGTTTAAAATGCCAATATTGACGAGAATTTCAAGATCTCAATTTTACGAAAATGTCGATGGAAATATCGATGAAATGTTAATGTcgatatatatttttgaaaagattataaaactaaaaaaatcaaataaactaaataaatcaataaataacattttatggcttttaaagaagcaaaaaaatgtttatctttatattatattcatattattaatattttgttattttttttaatgaattttgtaTGATACAATGAAATACCACTTCACCTTTGTACCAATGTCAAATGcatggaaatgaaaaaaattcaatatatcaatagaaatttaatactgcatataatatatatatccaaATTAACTCAATTCGGTTAAGACATATGTCttaacatttaatttgaatgtcATTATTTATTCGAAGGAATGAActaaataatgatatttttaatATCATGCTTTTTTCGTAGAtcatatattcaaaattaattacttTCGTATTGTAAAAATAACATTCCCCTTCttgaaaaggagaaaaaaaaaaaaaaaaaaactcccttTGATCATAACTTcacatttaaataaaactttaattgaaattttaacgATATGTGTCATTAAAAAGTCCAATATGAAAGTgtgaaacaaattaaattacCTTTAGAGATAGAACTGTTTTTTTTCAGTAAAATTAAATGGACtgttaaaaacataaaaaaatcaacCGTTGAGCATATTTTTTCCATTATAAAAATGGTTGAAGTTGAGTACAAACTTCATCAACAAAGttcttcaaaaaataattttttttttaaaaaaaaagaggaaaatttttGATCGACAAAGCACAAAGAATGGCCACTTTAATTGCTCCCAAGTATTTCTCTCCTGTTGAAGATGCAGAAAATATCAAGAAGGCTTGTCTAggtttttcttctctcttcctcttccatttAGTGCTTGTCTAATTTAAGTATTTGTTTTAGCTCAACGATCTAGAATAGATCAAATCATCGACTTTTGAAATGATAATTAGTACATTATCTATTGAGTTATGTTGTATAAAGACTTTTGAAATTACTAAAACGAAAAACGAAAAACGATATACGTTTTGGTTTtattaattcttatactattaGTTTTCTTTAGGAATTAATATTATCGAGTTATGCTGTGTAAACACTTTTGAAATAATAGTTATAAATGTGTCATTTATGTACTTTCTTTGACGGTGGACTTAAGGACtagaaaaaatagttaaaaaatgtatttatgaTAGTTTTTTAGAGTCATGAAAACATGTTTTAGTAGTACTAAATCCTAGAGTTCATAAAGGATATTCTAACAAAAGAGTAATACTTGCAACTATCTTCATGCATCTTTTTAATTACATAGTAAAAAAAGTTCagtatattatttatatatatatatatatataatatatatatatatatatatatatatttgccaCATGACAAATATTAATTGAATATCTGGGTGAGCTGCACGAAAATGGGTGCAATCCGGGTGCAATCCGAGAAGCAcctaaataattttctttaacaaATGTTTGATGCTTTGCCAAAGTGAGTACAGTTCAACGGTAATTGATACGAACTCTGTCTTTTGAAGTTGGAGGTTCAGATCTTCATATCCCACTCGTACTAAAAAAAGTGTTTGATGGTTTAGAGATTTGTGTATTTATGTTGAAGGTTTGGGGACAGATGAGAAGGCCATAATATCCATTTTAGGCCACAGAAATGCAACTCAAAGGAAGCTTATAAGGTTGGCTTATGAAGAAATCTACAATGAGGATCTCATTCACCAACTCAACTCTGAACTTTCTGGGGACTTTGaggtatatataaatatatatataatgtatgtttttattgtgttctaagtttaattttgtaacaaatTATGATTgatgaattttgaataatatgTTATGGTATTATCACACAGAGAGCTATATGCCACTGGACACTTGATCCGGCTGATCGAGACGCCGTTTTAGCAAACAATGCATTGAAAGCATCGACACCCGATTACCGTGTTATCATCGAAATAGCATGTGTTCGGTCTGCTGAAGATCTTTTAGCAGTAAAACGAGCTTATCGGTTTCGATTCAAACATTCTCTCGAAGAAGATGTAGCCTTTTGCACAACAGGAGATATCAGAAAAGTaacttattttataactttCTAAGCATTTAAAAAGGTGTTTTAAAGTGAAAAGTAGAATTTttaacacttgaaaagttatttCAAACAAGTCCAAAAGTTCAAAATCTGTGAAAAGGGGATTATTATTAgagtatttataaaaattagcCATTTTGCAGCTTCTTGTGGCAGTGGTGAGTGCTTATAGATATGAAGGCAATGAGATTGATGAAAGTATTGCAGAATTAGAAGCAAACATTGTTCATAATGAAATCAAAGGCAAAGCTTTTAAGAATGAAGATATTATTAGAATTCTTAGCACAAGAAGTAAGCCACAGCTTAATGCAATTTTCAATCGCTATAGAGATATCCATGCCACATCCATCACCAAGGTAttacaatacaaaattttataatCTTAATCGAATATTATAGACCTATTTGGTAATGTTTTCGTttcttgtttattgtttatcattttctttttttatccatagttttttttttcttgaaaagggAAACCATACATTTTTTTGTAACCATTTCTGtttctttgtttatttgaaatttaatattaaaaatgtaagaactttacatgaaaaataagtttttcaaataaaataaaaaaatttatgttttatttattttcaatatttattattagagaaattttcacatatagaaaaaatgtcaaattatttacgaaaatagtaaaaaaaaaaaaaaaacattggtagacactaatagactatcaacttttatcataaaaatattaaaattttgttattttgtgtaaatagtttcatttatttttctatttttgaaaatccccctATATGTGATGCATTTTATAAGTGAAAAATGGTAAATaagatttttaatatttatgtttggaaaaaaatagaaaaaaccaataaatttaaaacttgAATCGTTAATTTCTAGAATTCTTACACAAATTTAGAAAcacttttgaaaaatgaaaaataagaaacaacTAGTACCAAACACTTCGGTTTTTCAAGAACTAAAACGAGAAATTGAAACACAAAACGTAAACGTTATCAAACGGAACGTGTATTTCTCATCTCCAATATTTTTCTTATGCTATTATTCATAACTCTAATTACTTTGAAATGAAGAAATATAGTTAGATCATTTTGATAGCGtttgaatatttatttcttaatttctcTTAGAGctctaaataaaagaattatttCTTTGAAGTGGgtgaagtttttaaaatttatttttttctttttattttccacTTTAAGATTCTCATTAATGCATGtgggttttgatttttgaattacAGGGTTTGATAGGTCACCCAACTGACGAATATCTTGCTGCATTAAGAACTGTTATAAGATGCATTAGAGATCCAAAAAAGTATTATGCAAAGGTACATAATTTAATCAATCCACACAATATTTGTTAAATTTAGTTGATTAGAAgcttaattaaaatattttgatgatgGTTCGGTCGCAACAAAGAAATTAGAGGTTATCGAATAATCTCTAACTAATTAACATATATACTCTCTTAaagatacatatatattttatcaatccGTCCATTGCTCTTTAATGAAAATTAAGTCATAGATAAGATGACACTAAAAAACTGTCATAAACGTTACaacatccatttttttttttttttttgtcgaaagtgcttttttattttcatatatattttatcaatccGTCCATTgctcttttctttttgtttaatgAAAAGTCCAATTTGTTGTAGTGACACTATATCaagctcatttttttttctttcaactcCTATATCTGTGCTACTAAAACCATGTTGATGTTTAGGTTTTGCGAAACACGATGAACACGGTCGGGATCGACGGAGATGCTCTTAGTAGAGTGATAGTGACAAGAGCAGAAAAAGATTTGAAGGAGATTATGGAACTGTATTTGAAGAGAAACAATACATCTCTTGAGGAAGCTGTGAGTAGAGAAATAGGAGGAGACTACAAAGCCTTTCTTCTAGCACTCTTGGGCAGTGATGAACATTTGAACCTTATGGATTAAGTcccaaaattattattattattattttcccaTATactttttagaataagttttattaaacAACATAGGGTTTTGGATGGTGATTCTATGGTTCTATAGGAAATTCCTAAACATTTCCTTTtccatttattttcttttgtgatATTCCTAGTTTCTATCTTTTAGATGGATTCTAGTCATAGGTTTgctttaataataaaaatgaagtgcctaattttattatttatttatttattttatgttaagTTACATTTTTGAAGCATTAATCTTGATTTATAATTTAGCCTTTGTGATCTTAGGAGTTTCATAATGTCATTATCAtttattaaaagttaaaaaaacacATCTGATCCTTAACTTTAATGAAAGTAACAATTTGGTTTTAAAACTTTAGttagtaacaatttagtccttacaCTTCCagaattataacaatttagtttatttattacataataaaaattgacacttagttttgatgaaaattttcatgATAAAGTCTAActtgttacaaatttcaaaatatagaaactaaattgcTAGTTATTAAAGttcaatgactaaattgttataaatttgaaagtacaatgactaaattgtCACAGATTATAattcaaagactaaattgttacttccaTGAAAATTCAGAGACCAAAAATGCTTTACAACCTTGAGAATAAAGATATTTCAATGGTGTGATTTTAAAcaaccaacatttttttttgaaaataacaaccaACAACTTTTAtcgagaagaaaatgaaataatacaaGGACGTTAAAAAAAAGGACAAGCCCAAAAAAAAATACCCTACTGAGACCTATCAAAGTTTTCAGAATGTTTTTGCTCAACTCcccaaaatcaaattgaaagaaTGTgtataatctcaaataaactaCCAATGCAGGACAAAGAACGTAACACAATGTTTATACAATATGAAATAGATCAATATAACAGAACAAACATTAGTAATAGCTAAGTAGCATTATACATCTCAAAGTTCTTTCAAGTCTGGCAACTCTAAAACTGGGTTTGATCAGACAGTGATCTCTTATATACAAAGCAAGTAATTGGCTCACTTCTTTCTGGAAACAGCAGCAGCAATACCACCAGCAAGCAGTCCTACAGCAGTCGCTGCAATGCCGATGCCGATCACACCATCTATATTCCCCAAGCAAGAGTGATAATGAATGAAAATGTTCagttttaaatgaatttttggTTAAATTGGGATAAAGAAAGATTAGAAGTCCGGTAGAAATGCcatagctcaattgacatagtCTTTGTACTATCAACCTCGAAGTCAAAAATTCGATTCCTCCATCTTACATAttgtcaaaaaagaaaaagaaacaagtcTAGGAGAAATCGATACCTTTAGTGATCCGGTCTTCGATTGATTTCTTCAGTGTCCTTGCCTGTCTCCAGTCTGGTGCAATCTGAGAATCAAGCATCAAAATGGTTGAACTCCAAAGTTCTAAAATTCAATCATCAATGGTTCATAAGAAGTGCCACATTCAGTTTCTGAGAGTTCCAATTTTATGAAATGTTATATGTATGTCTCATTTTGGTTactaaatttataaaacaatCTAGATGTGTTATCCCAAAAGTCATAA comes from Benincasa hispida cultivar B227 chromosome 2, ASM972705v1, whole genome shotgun sequence and encodes:
- the LOC120072237 gene encoding annexin D8 — protein: MATLIAPKYFSPVEDAENIKKACLGLGTDEKAIISILGHRNATQRKLIRLAYEEIYNEDLIHQLNSELSGDFERAICHWTLDPADRDAVLANNALKASTPDYRVIIEIACVRSAEDLLAVKRAYRFRFKHSLEEDVAFCTTGDIRKLLVAVVSAYRYEGNEIDESIAELEANIVHNEIKGKAFKNEDIIRILSTRSKPQLNAIFNRYRDIHATSITKGLIGHPTDEYLAALRTVIRCIRDPKKYYAKVLRNTMNTVGIDGDALSRVIVTRAEKDLKEIMELYLKRNNTSLEEAVSREIGGDYKAFLLALLGSDEHLNLMD